From Lysinibacillus sp. SGAir0095, the proteins below share one genomic window:
- a CDS encoding sensor histidine kinase → MFRLDTFNIFIFICVLAPIIAAMLLGFISIFEKQIDDLKEEKRALELEKDLHSLSYNNLNQQIKPHFFFNTLNTILSLARLDRKKDLILALESLSQFMKVHFNEQQVVSPVKTELALVNHYFKIQNFRFRDRVLIDMDIDEEVVELLIPPFVIQTLIENAYKHEFEINPGKHKLEIAIKKLTNELFIFVKNSKQLERFESTVEKTGHGLQNISSRLEHLYGKEHYSLQIDDTENYYSIQIIIPDTYEVEV, encoded by the coding sequence ATGTTTCGGCTTGATACATTCAATATTTTCATATTTATTTGTGTATTAGCCCCAATTATAGCAGCAATGTTATTGGGGTTTATTTCGATTTTTGAAAAGCAGATTGATGATTTAAAGGAAGAGAAAAGGGCTCTAGAGCTAGAAAAGGATCTGCATTCACTCAGTTACAATAATTTAAACCAGCAGATTAAGCCCCATTTCTTCTTTAATACGTTGAACACGATACTTAGTTTAGCTCGATTAGATAGAAAAAAGGACTTAATATTAGCATTGGAAAGCTTGTCCCAATTCATGAAAGTTCATTTTAACGAGCAACAGGTTGTATCGCCAGTTAAAACGGAGTTAGCGCTTGTAAATCATTATTTTAAGATACAAAATTTCCGTTTTAGAGATCGTGTACTAATAGACATGGATATTGATGAGGAAGTAGTAGAGCTGCTTATCCCTCCGTTTGTCATTCAAACACTTATTGAAAACGCTTATAAGCATGAATTTGAAATAAATCCAGGGAAGCATAAGCTAGAAATAGCGATCAAAAAGCTAACGAATGAATTGTTTATTTTTGTAAAAAACTCGAAGCAACTCGAAAGATTTGAGTCGACAGTTGAAAAAACTGGCCATGGCTTACAAAATATTTCTTCACGTTTGGAACACCTATACGGTAAGGAGCACTATAGTTTACAAATTGACGATACGGAAAACTATTATAGTATACAGATAATTATTCCGGATACATACGAAGTAGAGGTGTAA